The Primulina eburnea isolate SZY01 chromosome 8, ASM2296580v1, whole genome shotgun sequence genome contains a region encoding:
- the LOC140838125 gene encoding mitochondrial import receptor subunit TOM20-like isoform X1, whose amino-acid sequence MDMSSDFDRLLFFEHARRTAEATYSKNPLDTDNLTRWGGVLLELAQFQSGPESKKMVLDAISKLEEALDVDPRKHDTLWALGNAYTSNAFLFPDLDEARPYFDKAAQFYEQAVELEPSNELYKKSLEVAAKAPELHVEFHKHGFSQQAMGPGPSASTNPKQQTKKAKSSDLKYDVFGWIILAVGIVAWVGFAKSNVSPPPP is encoded by the exons ATGGATATGTCTAGCGATTTCGATCGTCTCCTCTTCTTTGAGCACGCTCGCAGAACCGCGGAAGCTACCTACTCCAAAAATCCTCTTGATACTGAT AATTTGACTAGATGGGGCGGGGTATTGCTGGAGTTAGCGCAGTTTCAGAGCGGTCCAGAGTCCAAGAAGATGGTTCTAG ATGCTATATCCAAGTTGGAGGAGGCACTGGATGTTGACCCAAGAAAGCATGATACTCTTTGGGCCCTTGGGAATGCATATACATCCAATGCATTTCTTTTCCCAGATCTCGATGAGGCCAGGCCTTACTTTGATAAGGCAGCTCAGTTCTATGAGCAAGCAGTGGAACTG GAACCATCAAACGAGCTTTACAAGAAATCTTTAGAAGTAGCAGCAAAG GCTCCTGAGTTGCATGTGGAGTTCCACAAGCATGGTTTCTCTCAACAGGCCATGGGACCAGGCCCTTCTGCATCTACCAACCCAAAG CAGCAGACAAAAAAGGCTAAAAGTAGTGATCTCAAATACGATGTTTTTGGATGGATAATTCTCGCAGTTGGCATTGTTGCATGGGTGGGATTTGCCAAATCTAATGTTTCTCCACCTCCTCCATGA
- the LOC140838125 gene encoding mitochondrial import receptor subunit TOM20-like isoform X2: MDMSSDFDRLLFFEHARRTAEATYSKNPLDTDNLTRWGGVLLELAQFQSGPESKKMVLDAISKLEEALDVDPRKHDTLWALGNAYTSNAFLFPDLDEARPYFDKAAQFYEQAVELEPSNELYKKSLEVAAKAPELHVEFHKHGFSQQAMGPGPSASTNPKQTKKAKSSDLKYDVFGWIILAVGIVAWVGFAKSNVSPPPP, encoded by the exons ATGGATATGTCTAGCGATTTCGATCGTCTCCTCTTCTTTGAGCACGCTCGCAGAACCGCGGAAGCTACCTACTCCAAAAATCCTCTTGATACTGAT AATTTGACTAGATGGGGCGGGGTATTGCTGGAGTTAGCGCAGTTTCAGAGCGGTCCAGAGTCCAAGAAGATGGTTCTAG ATGCTATATCCAAGTTGGAGGAGGCACTGGATGTTGACCCAAGAAAGCATGATACTCTTTGGGCCCTTGGGAATGCATATACATCCAATGCATTTCTTTTCCCAGATCTCGATGAGGCCAGGCCTTACTTTGATAAGGCAGCTCAGTTCTATGAGCAAGCAGTGGAACTG GAACCATCAAACGAGCTTTACAAGAAATCTTTAGAAGTAGCAGCAAAG GCTCCTGAGTTGCATGTGGAGTTCCACAAGCATGGTTTCTCTCAACAGGCCATGGGACCAGGCCCTTCTGCATCTACCAACCCAAAG CAGACAAAAAAGGCTAAAAGTAGTGATCTCAAATACGATGTTTTTGGATGGATAATTCTCGCAGTTGGCATTGTTGCATGGGTGGGATTTGCCAAATCTAATGTTTCTCCACCTCCTCCATGA
- the LOC140838125 gene encoding mitochondrial import receptor subunit TOM20-like isoform X3, protein MDMSSDFDRLLFFEHARRTAEATYSKNPLDTDNLTRWGGVLLELAQFQSGPESKKMVLDAISKLEEALDVDPRKHDTLWALGNAYTSNAFLFPDLDEARPYFDKAAQFYEQAVELEPSNELYKKSLEVAAKAPELHVEFHKHGFSQQAMGPGPSASTNPKTKKAKSSDLKYDVFGWIILAVGIVAWVGFAKSNVSPPPP, encoded by the exons ATGGATATGTCTAGCGATTTCGATCGTCTCCTCTTCTTTGAGCACGCTCGCAGAACCGCGGAAGCTACCTACTCCAAAAATCCTCTTGATACTGAT AATTTGACTAGATGGGGCGGGGTATTGCTGGAGTTAGCGCAGTTTCAGAGCGGTCCAGAGTCCAAGAAGATGGTTCTAG ATGCTATATCCAAGTTGGAGGAGGCACTGGATGTTGACCCAAGAAAGCATGATACTCTTTGGGCCCTTGGGAATGCATATACATCCAATGCATTTCTTTTCCCAGATCTCGATGAGGCCAGGCCTTACTTTGATAAGGCAGCTCAGTTCTATGAGCAAGCAGTGGAACTG GAACCATCAAACGAGCTTTACAAGAAATCTTTAGAAGTAGCAGCAAAG GCTCCTGAGTTGCATGTGGAGTTCCACAAGCATGGTTTCTCTCAACAGGCCATGGGACCAGGCCCTTCTGCATCTACCAACCCAAAG ACAAAAAAGGCTAAAAGTAGTGATCTCAAATACGATGTTTTTGGATGGATAATTCTCGCAGTTGGCATTGTTGCATGGGTGGGATTTGCCAAATCTAATGTTTCTCCACCTCCTCCATGA
- the LOC140837860 gene encoding GRAS family protein RAM1-like, whose product MQPRTNSRLRVTIFLQQEHDSGLQLVHLLLACAEAESKEDYMLARRYLHHLNRVVSPLGDYMQRVAACFTEALSARFAATLSNKPSNSNLKPFNPLPPDNLEILKIYQILYQACPYIKFAHFTANQAIFEAFEAEERVHIIDLDILQGYQWPAFMQALAARPGGSPFLRITGVCPSPESVKETGRCLTELAHSLCVPFEFHPLGEELENLKLLE is encoded by the exons ATGCAGCCGAGAACAAATTCCAG GTTACGGGTCACAATTTTCTTACAACAGGAACATGATAGCGGACTACAACTGGTGCATCTCCTTCTTGCTTGTGCCGAAGCAGAATCGAAGGAGGACTATATGTTAGCAAGGAGGTACCTCCACCACCTGAATAGAGTGGTGTCTCCTCTTGGAGATTACATGCAACGTGTTGCTGCATGCTTCACTGAAGCCCTGAGTGCAAGATTTGCTGCCACCCTTTCAAATAAACCTAGCAACTCCAATTTAAAGCCTTTCAATCCCCTTCCTCCAGATAATCTAGAAATCCTCAAGATTTATCAAATCCTTTATCAGGCCTGCCCTTACATTAAGTTTGCTCATTTCACAGCTAATCAAGCGATTTTTGAGGCATTTGAGGCTGAAGAGCGTGTTCATATAATTGATCTTGACATCCTCCAAGGCTACCAATGGCCTGCTTTCATGCAAGCCCTTGCTGCCCGGCCAGGAGGTTCCCCTTTTCTTCGAATCACGGGAGTTTGTCCATCCCCTGAATCTGTTAAGGAAACCGGTCGATGTTTAACAGAACTCGCACACTCTCTTTGTGTCCCATTTGAATTCCATCCACTTGGTGAAGAACTGGAGAACCTAaaactgttagagtag